One genomic region from Methanocaldococcus fervens AG86 encodes:
- a CDS encoding chemotaxis protein CheA, which produces MGDVMNEYLDVFVEEAEEHIQNINECLLELEKDPSNLDLINQIFRSAHTIKGGARTVGLSHISDLTHHMEDILDYIRNGQIPVTSEIVDMLFECLDALEVMLDEVKSGNTETSVDVNSLIEKIKQLKDKYLSGGSKPAEAPTPKPSEQEPTSEKKEESKGEVSEESEKSAKKEIKRIKLKYKSPKTTVKVKKIIKEKIEIPPEESEEDFEIPENLDEIINGINKSVDIFCNLVDVIEDPDLKILLEKIKEFMKTISEGEVKINKKIFETLKYITKMLEDIASGLEQGKKIGELGINVDEVDNKIKEALESQTSKEPQIKEIEKESEIEEELNHETFDLSEFVDIIREKLDEGYKLYHLKAKVEDECLLKSARLSMVLTRIKNVGEILLSRPTEGELKEQPFEELEVMFLSDKSVDEIQKELENIPEIDYIAISPVDVEFEEEVIEVEEPQEELDTEDIPDAYKVIVTLDEECLLRAVRAYMVIKELKNIGEVIKTNPPIEKILDGDFNGTKFTVYMKLKEGYNVDDIKEHIMNVPEIKDVQIITSKGEVSEHEEKEEAKAQEQQQPQQKSEEKKPEAKPKTDKKEKKKSTQTIRINIEKLDKLMNLVGELVITRANFSQIANKYQLKELNNAINRLSMLINELQEEVMAMRMVPVAYVFNRFPRMVRDTAKALGKEVEFIMEGTDIELDRTVLDELAEPLVHLIRNALDHGIEPPEEREKMGKPRKGTLKLIAQRERDHVNIIVEDDGRGIDPDKIRKKAVEKGLISEEEAKKLSDHEAINLIFLPGFSTAEKVSEVSGRGVGMDVVKTKIESLGGSVVVYSEKGKGTRVVLKLPLTMSIITALLLKLADQVYAIPITSVLDVTVVNRKDVKNIEGTYSIIYRDEIIPVIWLKDFLGMSHLQDKNKEELTIVVIERSEGKIGVVVDEVVGREDIVVKTLTGILKNIPGLAGATILGDGRVALILDLSNA; this is translated from the coding sequence ATGGGAGACGTAATGAATGAATACTTGGATGTATTTGTTGAAGAAGCAGAAGAACACATACAAAATATTAACGAATGCCTTTTAGAGCTTGAAAAAGACCCATCAAATTTAGACTTGATAAATCAAATTTTTAGGTCAGCCCACACTATAAAAGGAGGAGCAAGAACTGTTGGTTTATCTCATATATCGGATTTAACTCATCACATGGAGGATATTTTGGATTATATTAGAAATGGACAAATTCCTGTAACATCTGAGATTGTTGACATGCTATTTGAATGTTTGGATGCATTGGAAGTTATGCTTGATGAAGTTAAATCAGGAAATACAGAAACATCTGTAGATGTAAATTCACTCATTGAAAAAATTAAACAACTTAAGGATAAATATCTCAGCGGAGGTTCTAAACCTGCTGAAGCTCCAACGCCTAAGCCTTCTGAACAGGAACCTACATCTGAAAAAAAAGAAGAATCTAAGGGAGAAGTTTCAGAAGAATCTGAGAAAAGTGCAAAAAAGGAAATTAAAAGAATAAAGTTAAAATATAAATCACCAAAAACTACAGTTAAGGTCAAAAAAATTATTAAAGAAAAAATAGAGATACCTCCAGAGGAGTCTGAAGAAGATTTCGAAATCCCCGAAAACCTTGATGAAATAATTAATGGCATAAACAAATCTGTAGATATATTCTGCAATTTGGTGGATGTTATTGAAGACCCAGATCTTAAAATATTGCTGGAAAAAATTAAAGAATTTATGAAAACAATTTCTGAGGGAGAAGTAAAGATAAATAAAAAGATTTTTGAAACTCTAAAATACATTACAAAAATGCTTGAAGACATTGCATCTGGATTGGAACAAGGAAAAAAGATTGGTGAATTGGGGATTAATGTAGACGAAGTTGATAACAAAATCAAAGAGGCATTAGAATCACAAACATCTAAAGAACCTCAAATTAAAGAAATTGAAAAAGAAAGTGAAATAGAGGAGGAATTAAACCACGAAACATTTGACCTTAGCGAATTTGTTGATATTATTAGAGAAAAATTGGATGAAGGGTATAAATTATATCATTTAAAAGCTAAAGTTGAAGACGAATGCCTATTAAAATCTGCAAGGCTGTCCATGGTATTAACAAGGATAAAGAACGTTGGGGAAATCCTACTCTCAAGGCCTACTGAAGGGGAGTTGAAAGAACAACCGTTTGAAGAATTAGAAGTAATGTTCTTATCAGATAAAAGTGTAGATGAAATACAAAAAGAGTTGGAAAACATTCCAGAAATTGATTACATTGCGATATCCCCCGTAGATGTTGAGTTTGAAGAAGAAGTTATTGAAGTGGAAGAACCTCAAGAAGAGTTGGATACTGAAGATATACCCGATGCATACAAAGTTATAGTTACCCTCGATGAGGAATGCTTATTAAGGGCTGTAAGGGCATATATGGTTATTAAAGAACTGAAAAACATTGGAGAAGTAATAAAAACAAATCCTCCAATTGAAAAAATATTAGACGGAGATTTTAATGGAACAAAATTTACAGTTTATATGAAATTGAAAGAAGGTTACAATGTTGATGATATAAAAGAGCATATAATGAATGTTCCTGAAATAAAAGACGTTCAAATAATCACTTCTAAAGGAGAAGTTTCTGAACATGAAGAAAAAGAAGAGGCTAAAGCTCAAGAACAACAGCAACCACAACAAAAATCAGAAGAAAAGAAACCAGAAGCAAAGCCAAAAACTGATAAAAAAGAGAAGAAAAAATCAACACAAACTATAAGGATAAATATTGAAAAATTAGACAAATTGATGAATCTTGTTGGAGAGTTGGTAATTACAAGGGCTAATTTCTCACAAATTGCTAATAAATATCAACTAAAAGAATTAAATAATGCTATAAATAGGTTGAGCATGTTAATTAACGAGTTGCAAGAAGAAGTAATGGCAATGAGAATGGTTCCAGTAGCTTATGTATTTAATAGGTTCCCAAGAATGGTTAGAGATACTGCTAAAGCATTAGGTAAGGAAGTAGAGTTTATTATGGAAGGTACAGACATTGAGCTTGATAGAACAGTGTTAGACGAATTAGCTGAACCGCTTGTACACCTCATTAGAAATGCCCTTGACCATGGTATTGAACCCCCAGAAGAAAGAGAAAAAATGGGAAAACCAAGAAAAGGAACTTTAAAATTAATTGCTCAAAGAGAAAGAGACCATGTAAATATTATTGTTGAGGATGATGGTAGAGGTATAGATCCAGATAAAATCAGAAAAAAAGCTGTTGAGAAAGGACTCATATCAGAAGAAGAAGCAAAAAAATTATCTGACCATGAAGCTATCAACTTGATATTTTTACCTGGATTTAGTACTGCAGAAAAAGTTTCCGAAGTTTCAGGTAGAGGAGTAGGGATGGATGTAGTTAAAACAAAAATTGAATCACTTGGTGGGAGTGTTGTAGTATATTCCGAAAAAGGGAAAGGTACAAGAGTTGTACTTAAATTGCCTTTAACAATGTCAATTATTACCGCATTATTATTAAAGTTGGCTGATCAGGTATATGCAATTCCAATTACAAGTGTTTTGGATGTGACAGTGGTAAATAGAAAAGATGTTAAAAATATTGAAGGTACATATTCCATTATATATAGGGATGAAATCATACCAGTAATTTGGCTTAAAGACTTCTTAGGTATGTCACATCTTCAAGATAAAAATAAGGAAGAGCTTACAATAGTGGTTATTGAGAGAAGTGAAGGAAAGATTGGAGTAGTTGTAGATGAAGTTGTGGGTAGAGAGGATATTGTGGTTAAAACACTTACAGGAATATTGAAAAACATCCCAGGCCTTGCAGGAGCAACGATTCTTGGGGATGGTAGGGTGGCACTAATATTGGATTTGAGTAACGCTTAA
- a CDS encoding protein-glutamate methylesterase/protein-glutamine glutaminase, whose translation MVPQKKIRVLVVDDSAFMRKVISDILNSDPEIEVVGTAKDGVEAVELTQKLKPDVITMDVEMPRMNGLEAVKKIMEIQPTPIVMLSALTREGSKTTFEALESGAVDFIPKPSGSISLDIRKIGEEIIKKVKEAAKAKVVKKIPTITKPKPATEDTGIKATTPQISLAMEGLGVPDSKLKEMCVIIGSSTGGPPVVTEIISKLPGRMPPIFVVQHMPQGFTKLFAERMNQVSKLNVKEAEDGERVMPGYVYVAPGDYHMLLRKRGDNVYIYLDDQMPKVNGTRPAVDITAEAVADVYGGKSVGVILTGIGKDGAYGFKKIKEKGGKIIAQDGKTCVVFGMPKAVIDLGIADLVLPPSEIPKAIVKFCKEILGDNTWET comes from the coding sequence ATGGTACCACAAAAAAAAATTAGAGTGCTTGTTGTTGATGACTCTGCATTTATGAGAAAAGTAATATCAGACATTTTAAATTCAGACCCGGAAATAGAAGTTGTAGGTACTGCAAAAGATGGAGTTGAAGCTGTAGAACTTACTCAAAAATTAAAGCCAGATGTAATAACGATGGACGTTGAAATGCCGAGAATGAATGGATTAGAGGCTGTCAAAAAAATAATGGAAATACAACCCACTCCAATTGTAATGTTATCTGCTTTAACAAGAGAAGGTTCTAAAACCACATTTGAGGCACTGGAATCTGGAGCTGTTGATTTTATTCCAAAACCTTCAGGAAGTATTTCATTAGACATTAGAAAGATTGGAGAAGAAATAATTAAAAAGGTTAAAGAAGCTGCAAAAGCTAAAGTAGTTAAGAAGATTCCAACAATTACTAAACCAAAACCTGCTACTGAAGATACTGGAATAAAAGCTACAACTCCACAAATATCTCTTGCTATGGAGGGGTTAGGAGTTCCTGATAGCAAGTTAAAAGAAATGTGTGTAATAATTGGCTCATCAACAGGAGGTCCTCCAGTAGTTACAGAGATTATTTCAAAACTGCCAGGAAGAATGCCTCCAATATTTGTAGTTCAACACATGCCACAAGGATTTACTAAATTGTTTGCAGAAAGAATGAATCAAGTTTCAAAACTTAATGTCAAGGAAGCAGAGGATGGAGAAAGAGTCATGCCAGGTTATGTTTATGTTGCTCCTGGAGATTACCACATGCTTTTGAGAAAACGAGGTGACAATGTTTACATTTATTTAGATGACCAAATGCCAAAAGTTAATGGAACACGACCTGCAGTGGATATCACAGCTGAGGCAGTAGCCGATGTATACGGAGGAAAGTCTGTAGGGGTTATATTAACAGGTATCGGTAAAGATGGGGCTTATGGATTCAAGAAAATAAAAGAAAAAGGGGGAAAAATAATTGCCCAAGATGGAAAAACATGTGTAGTGTTTGGTATGCCAAAAGCTGTAATAGATTTAGGTATAGCCGATTTAGTTCTCCCCCCTTCAGAAATACCCAAAGCAATTGTAAAGTTCTGTAAAGAGATATTGGGGGATAACACATGGGAGACGTAA
- a CDS encoding chemotaxis protein CheW, whose product MADSEIMKIVVFRLGNNEYGLKVDKVREVLKIHEKDITPLPNAPSYVMGVTNIRGEITPIIDLKGKLGIYENSENEKDEKLVMVIEVEQQTFGILVDGVKDVMQISSEQIVPVSAIKKASSGGEYIEGIIKLDNRLIILLDISSLLELNM is encoded by the coding sequence ATGGCTGATTCTGAAATTATGAAGATTGTTGTGTTTAGATTGGGAAATAATGAGTATGGATTAAAAGTTGATAAAGTTAGGGAAGTGCTAAAAATACATGAAAAAGATATTACCCCTCTACCTAACGCTCCCAGCTATGTAATGGGTGTTACAAATATTAGGGGGGAGATTACGCCAATTATTGATTTAAAGGGTAAATTGGGTATATATGAGAATTCTGAAAATGAAAAAGATGAAAAACTTGTTATGGTTATTGAAGTTGAGCAACAAACCTTTGGGATTTTAGTTGATGGGGTTAAAGATGTTATGCAAATATCTTCAGAACAAATTGTTCCAGTATCTGCCATAAAAAAGGCGTCAAGTGGAGGAGAGTACATTGAAGGTATTATAAAATTAGATAATAGGTTAATAATTCTATTGGACATTTCAAGTTTATTGGAATTAAATATGTAA
- a CDS encoding pyridoxamine 5'-phosphate oxidase family protein gives MVKLSEDMVKSLENEIVFLATSSKEGIPNVAPMKAVKVLDAEKGMVLIADNFMNKTLKNILENPNVALTTANCREMPYQYKGVAEYYKEGEYLKIAEELDKALRPDFKPKGAVVIKITEIYNLKSGPDAGKLIAKDE, from the coding sequence ATGGTAAAGTTAAGTGAGGATATGGTTAAATCATTAGAAAATGAAATTGTGTTTTTAGCTACATCTTCAAAAGAAGGAATTCCTAACGTAGCTCCTATGAAGGCTGTTAAAGTTTTAGATGCTGAAAAAGGAATGGTTTTGATAGCAGACAACTTCATGAACAAAACCTTAAAAAATATTTTGGAAAATCCTAACGTTGCTTTAACAACAGCAAACTGTAGGGAGATGCCTTACCAATATAAAGGAGTTGCTGAATATTATAAAGAGGGGGAGTATCTAAAAATTGCTGAAGAGCTCGATAAAGCATTAAGACCAGATTTTAAACCAAAAGGAGCAGTAGTTATAAAAATAACTGAAATATATAACTTGAAATCTGGACCAGACGCAGGTAAGTTGATAGCCAAAGATGAATAA
- a CDS encoding nascent polypeptide-associated complex protein — MFPGKVNPRMLKKMQKMMKDFGMETEDLSPKKVIFVFDDEEWVFEEPKVQVMDILGVKTYSITGKPMKIKKEEIEEEEVKVEITDEDVELVAKECNVSKEEARKALEECNGDIAEAILKLEEGK; from the coding sequence ATGTTTCCAGGAAAAGTAAATCCAAGAATGTTGAAGAAAATGCAAAAGATGATGAAAGATTTTGGAATGGAGACCGAAGATTTAAGCCCAAAAAAAGTGATATTTGTATTTGATGATGAGGAATGGGTGTTTGAAGAGCCAAAAGTTCAGGTTATGGACATATTGGGAGTTAAAACATATTCAATAACAGGAAAACCTATGAAGATTAAAAAAGAAGAGATAGAAGAGGAAGAAGTTAAGGTTGAAATTACAGATGAGGATGTTGAATTGGTAGCTAAAGAATGCAACGTCTCAAAAGAAGAGGCAAGAAAAGCATTAGAAGAATGCAACGGAGACATTGCTGAGGCAATATTAAAATTAGAGGAAGGAAAATAA
- a CDS encoding UbiA family prenyltransferase — MGSYLELIRVKNCITASVGGIIGYLISSNFEIDILKCILVFFVVFFVSAYGNVINDIFDIEIDRINKPYRPLPSGKIKLNEAKTFSAILLIFGLALSVFINIYALIIAVVNAFFLYLYAKRYKRYKPIGNFIIGYLTGSVFLFGGVAGENVMPVVVLFLCSLLSIWGREIVKDFEDMEGDKKEGVVSLPIKYGKKALYFATFLVIFAVILSPLPCLFGIFGVYYMILVAICDILFIYVMVLLLKNPDKETSSKVSKFLKIIMNIVLLAFIVGAIRI, encoded by the coding sequence ATGGGAAGTTACTTAGAGCTTATTAGGGTTAAAAATTGCATAACTGCATCTGTTGGAGGGATTATTGGTTATTTGATTTCATCAAACTTTGAAATTGATATTTTAAAATGTATTTTGGTGTTTTTTGTTGTCTTCTTTGTTAGTGCTTATGGAAATGTAATAAATGACATCTTTGATATTGAGATAGATAGGATAAATAAGCCCTATCGCCCTCTACCTTCTGGAAAAATTAAATTGAATGAGGCGAAAACATTTTCAGCTATTTTACTAATTTTTGGGTTAGCTCTCTCAGTATTTATAAACATATACGCCTTAATTATAGCTGTTGTTAATGCATTCTTTTTATACCTTTATGCAAAAAGATACAAACGATATAAGCCAATAGGAAACTTTATTATTGGGTATTTAACAGGTTCCGTATTTTTATTTGGCGGAGTTGCTGGAGAGAATGTTATGCCAGTTGTTGTTTTGTTTTTATGCTCCCTGCTTTCAATTTGGGGAAGGGAGATTGTTAAGGATTTTGAAGATATGGAAGGGGATAAAAAAGAGGGGGTTGTATCATTACCAATAAAATATGGTAAAAAAGCCTTATATTTTGCTACGTTTTTGGTTATTTTTGCAGTTATATTAAGCCCTCTGCCATGCCTATTTGGAATATTTGGAGTTTATTACATGATTTTGGTAGCAATATGTGATATTTTGTTTATCTATGTTATGGTTTTACTATTAAAAAATCCAGATAAAGAAACTTCCTCAAAGGTTTCAAAATTTTTAAAAATTATAATGAACATTGTCCTTTTAGCATTTATTGTTGGAGCTATAAGAATATAA
- a CDS encoding FIST signal transduction protein: MKFIEFGWGHSNDENPLKSGAYAVTEALKNIENDKYINLAFLFSSPDYEPEEVLNGVKLILGNDIPIVGGSARYSIINNEPHKGVSVGIISSKYIDIGIGVGLGVSINPEECGKKAIETAIKDLGMAPKLVMVFMDCCNFEEEVLNGIIKKLGMCVPIFGGVTSDNFEFSRTYQYCNDVYVDSVVCVVFGGDIVPKITVGRFTERELISKKTKGRVTEANKRYVSKINNINALDYYMSVFNYKKLGEISKDREFYFTHQFGTLDLNNEKIHIKGPISIKNNALVFGSNIREGVELIDYEIDKDKIKHIFEEVNKSILNTPPQYPHAFSFLALPVYLAEIGKDKTNEWLEVLKDLYPLFGFSSYGEIVFSEYNNYTIALCSILPDLANICIKEGISMITKYPATKETIKKIYEMGGSVKIEELAENLGIHRRTAYDRVEPLLKHGFVKKEGAKVELTDLGKLLLEKFILKFW, encoded by the coding sequence ATGAAATTTATAGAATTTGGTTGGGGGCATTCAAATGATGAAAATCCGCTAAAATCTGGGGCGTATGCAGTAACTGAAGCATTAAAAAACATTGAAAATGATAAATATATAAATTTAGCGTTCCTATTTTCATCTCCAGATTATGAACCTGAAGAAGTGTTGAATGGTGTTAAATTAATATTGGGTAATGATATACCCATTGTAGGAGGTAGTGCGAGATATTCAATAATTAACAATGAACCACATAAAGGAGTTTCTGTTGGCATCATATCATCAAAATACATCGATATTGGAATTGGAGTAGGTTTAGGGGTATCTATAAATCCAGAAGAATGTGGAAAGAAGGCAATAGAAACAGCCATAAAAGATTTAGGTATGGCTCCAAAGCTGGTTATGGTGTTTATGGATTGTTGCAACTTTGAAGAAGAAGTTTTAAATGGAATTATCAAAAAACTTGGCATGTGTGTCCCAATATTTGGTGGGGTTACGAGTGATAACTTTGAGTTTAGCAGAACATATCAATACTGCAACGATGTCTATGTTGACAGTGTTGTATGTGTTGTATTTGGAGGAGATATTGTTCCAAAAATAACCGTGGGGAGATTTACTGAAAGAGAATTAATTAGTAAAAAGACAAAAGGAAGGGTTACTGAAGCAAATAAAAGATATGTGAGCAAAATAAACAACATCAATGCCTTAGATTATTACATGTCTGTCTTTAATTATAAAAAACTTGGAGAAATTTCAAAAGACAGGGAATTTTATTTTACACATCAATTTGGAACGTTGGATTTAAACAATGAAAAAATACACATAAAAGGTCCGATATCAATAAAAAATAATGCATTGGTTTTTGGTTCCAATATACGTGAGGGTGTGGAGCTAATTGACTATGAAATAGATAAAGATAAAATAAAACACATCTTTGAGGAGGTAAATAAAAGTATTTTAAATACCCCCCCTCAATATCCTCACGCATTTAGTTTTTTGGCACTTCCAGTTTATTTGGCTGAAATCGGAAAAGACAAAACAAATGAATGGTTAGAAGTTCTGAAAGATTTATATCCGTTATTTGGTTTTTCATCTTATGGAGAAATTGTATTTAGCGAATACAACAATTATACTATTGCCTTATGTTCAATACTTCCAGACCTGGCAAATATTTGCATAAAAGAAGGTATTTCTATGATTACCAAATATCCTGCTACAAAGGAAACTATAAAGAAGATTTACGAAATGGGCGGTTCCGTAAAGATAGAGGAACTCGCAGAAAATTTAGGAATACATAGAAGAACAGCGTATGATAGGGTAGAACCACTATTAAAACATGGGTTTGTGAAAAAAGAAGGTGCTAAAGTAGAATTAACAGATTTAGGAAAATTGCTATTGGAGAAATTTATTTTAAAGTTTTGGTAA
- a CDS encoding response regulator, translated as MTKILVVEDEEDILNLIKIILDMEGYLTILAKDGEEGIKALEDNEDISLIILDIRMPNMNGWEFLKIIKSSDKWKNIPVIVLTAYTQVSDIEKARSMGVEGYIAKPFSREELIRKIKDII; from the coding sequence ATGACGAAAATTTTGGTTGTTGAGGATGAGGAAGATATATTAAATCTAATTAAAATAATTTTAGATATGGAAGGATATTTAACAATATTGGCTAAAGATGGAGAGGAAGGAATTAAAGCTTTAGAGGATAATGAAGACATATCTTTGATAATACTGGATATAAGAATGCCGAATATGAACGGATGGGAGTTTTTAAAAATAATAAAAAGTAGTGATAAATGGAAGAACATCCCTGTGATTGTATTGACTGCATACACTCAAGTGAGTGATATAGAAAAAGCAAGAAGTATGGGAGTTGAAGGATACATCGCTAAACCATTTTCAAGAGAAGAGCTAATCAGAAAAATTAAGGATATTATTTAA
- a CDS encoding cache domain-containing protein has protein sequence MMKKALRIKLLILSIIISIIPVTILGAVSVENTIKTMSEEAQKKINTDLQIAEYILNERLNFLSKSLDLMSDNKNTLSSIKNKNLNELKTITLNLKNTTDSDFVIIFDKEGKVLVSSNNDKNNYVDLPLITKKVLSGREINSIEIIDETTLKNENLLNKTSIKIISTEHSINVNKTIETSALGLVSARPIYDENGNIIGGILVCDILNKDYELVDEISKHCGDVVTIFLDGIRISTDVKNDDGTRAVGTLVSKEVYDKVIKEGEMYQGRAFVVDKWYITAYKPIYNSDNEVIGMLFVGTPEKPFIELQQNIKTHTILIGFLSIILALSVSLVLSEAIIGPIKKLKYAAEKISSGNYNIHVDVSSDDEIGELAKAFNKMAEDIRKSHEELKRHTKELKESYEKLKEIDKLKSEIISIVSHELRTPLTSIKGYVELVLDGLMGELNSNQRRCLEIANNNIDRLKRLIDDMLDLSKIESGTIKFDIKDVKIKDMVVDVLNSLGPQIKEKNIEIKCEIEENLTAKVDKDRITQVLINLIENAIKFSPVKGVIEIHAFRDNNYAHIIIKDYGPGIPKKDLDKIFDKFYQVNFPKIKKDGAGLGLAICKSIIEAHGGKIWVESELGKGTSFHVLLPIE, from the coding sequence ATGATGAAAAAAGCACTTAGGATAAAATTGCTGATATTGTCGATAATAATTTCAATAATTCCTGTAACAATTCTGGGTGCAGTGTCTGTAGAAAACACCATAAAAACAATGAGTGAAGAAGCTCAGAAAAAGATCAATACCGACCTTCAAATTGCCGAATATATCCTAAATGAAAGGTTAAATTTTTTGTCCAAGTCCTTAGATTTAATGTCAGATAACAAAAATACACTATCATCAATTAAAAACAAAAATCTAAATGAATTAAAAACCATTACATTGAATTTAAAAAACACTACGGACTCTGACTTTGTGATAATATTTGACAAAGAAGGTAAAGTTTTAGTGAGTTCAAATAACGATAAAAATAACTACGTTGATCTTCCATTAATAACCAAAAAAGTCCTCTCTGGCAGAGAAATAAATAGTATTGAAATAATAGATGAAACTACATTAAAAAATGAGAATTTGCTGAATAAAACGTCCATCAAAATAATTTCTACTGAACATTCAATAAATGTTAATAAAACTATTGAAACATCAGCTTTAGGTTTGGTGTCTGCAAGGCCAATATACGACGAAAATGGAAATATCATAGGCGGAATATTAGTTTGTGATATATTAAATAAAGATTACGAACTTGTTGATGAAATTAGTAAACACTGTGGAGATGTTGTTACCATCTTTTTGGACGGTATTAGAATTTCTACAGATGTAAAAAATGATGATGGAACAAGGGCCGTAGGAACTCTTGTATCTAAAGAGGTGTATGATAAGGTAATTAAAGAGGGCGAAATGTATCAAGGTAGGGCGTTTGTTGTAGATAAATGGTATATAACTGCATATAAACCAATATACAATTCAGATAATGAAGTTATTGGGATGTTATTCGTTGGAACTCCAGAAAAGCCATTTATTGAATTACAACAAAACATTAAAACACATACCATTCTCATTGGATTTTTAAGCATAATCTTAGCGTTGAGTGTATCTTTAGTATTAAGTGAGGCAATAATAGGCCCAATAAAAAAACTAAAATATGCTGCGGAAAAAATTAGCTCTGGAAACTACAATATTCACGTGGATGTAAGTAGTGATGATGAAATTGGAGAGCTTGCTAAAGCATTCAATAAAATGGCTGAAGATATAAGAAAATCCCATGAAGAACTTAAAAGACATACAAAAGAACTAAAAGAATCCTATGAAAAATTAAAAGAGATAGATAAGCTAAAATCTGAAATTATTTCAATAGTGTCTCACGAGTTAAGAACTCCATTAACTTCAATAAAAGGTTACGTAGAATTAGTTTTAGATGGTTTAATGGGAGAGTTAAATAGCAATCAAAGAAGATGTCTTGAAATAGCCAATAATAACATTGACAGGCTAAAGAGGTTAATAGATGATATGCTTGACCTCTCTAAAATAGAAAGCGGAACAATAAAATTTGATATAAAGGATGTAAAAATTAAGGATATGGTAGTGGATGTCTTAAACTCCTTAGGACCACAGATAAAAGAAAAAAATATAGAAATAAAATGTGAAATTGAGGAAAATCTGACTGCAAAAGTTGATAAAGATAGAATTACTCAAGTTTTAATAAACTTAATTGAAAACGCCATAAAATTCTCACCTGTGAAAGGAGTTATTGAAATACATGCATTTAGGGATAATAACTATGCTCACATAATTATAAAAGATTATGGACCAGGAATACCTAAAAAAGATTTAGATAAGATATTTGACAAATTCTATCAAGTAAACTTTCCAAAAATCAAAAAGGATGGAGCTGGTCTTGGGTTGGCAATATGTAAAAGCATTATTGAAGCACATGGAGGTAAAATTTGGGTTGAAAGTGAGTTAGGTAAAGGTACTTCTTTCCACGTGCTTTTACCAATTGAATAA
- a CDS encoding selenium-binding protein — MSEEIIITTIYEIPGIEICIKEIISEAVEGTDVEQLIKKLEERVKEKDLDGIVGLKIVSAIEDGKVKLIGFGSGFKIIKSQWAVY, encoded by the coding sequence ATGAGCGAAGAGATTATTATCACAACAATATATGAAATACCTGGAATAGAAATATGTATAAAAGAAATTATTTCTGAAGCCGTTGAAGGTACAGATGTAGAACAACTCATAAAAAAGTTGGAAGAAAGAGTTAAAGAAAAAGATTTGGACGGAATCGTAGGACTTAAAATTGTTTCAGCCATTGAAGATGGAAAAGTAAAACTCATAGGTTTTGGAAGTGGATTCAAAATTATTAAAAGCCAGTGGGCAGTTTATTAA